In one window of Lynx canadensis isolate LIC74 chromosome B3, mLynCan4.pri.v2, whole genome shotgun sequence DNA:
- the LOC115516057 gene encoding cytosolic phospholipase A2 beta isoform X2: MAEAALDAVRRELREFPAAARELSVPLAVPYLDEPPTPLHFYRDWVCPNRPCIIRNALQHWPALQKWSFPYLRATVGSIEVSVAVTPDGYADAVRGDRFMMPAERRLPLSYVLDVLEGQTQHPGVLYVQKQCSNLLTELPQLLPDLESHVPWASEALGKMPDAVNFWLGDVAAVTSLHKDHYENLYCVVSGEKHFLLHPPSDRPFIPYELYTPATYHLTEEGSFNVVDEEAMEKAKVPGTCLLTIRVLQACGLPSKDLVTPSDCYVSLWLPTASSHRLQTRTVKNSRNPIWNQSFRFRIHSQLKNVVQLQVFDQDLLTNDDPVLSVLFDVGTLRAGEFRRESFSLSAQGEERLEVEFRLQRLTDCAEQLVTNGILVARELSCLHVRLEEAGDRKESGGRVQLMVPGSCEGPQEAAVGAGSFCFHCPACWEQELDIHLQDTPQEHLKVPLRALPSGQVVRLVFPTSQEPLMRVELRKEDGPRELAVRLGCGPCAEEQAFLSKRKQVVAKALKQVLQLDEDLQEDEIPVVAVMATGGGIRAMVSLYGHLAGLKELGLLDCISYITGASGSTWALANLYEDPEWSQKDLAGPTESLKTQVTKSKLGVLAPSQLQQYRQELAERARLGHPPCFTNLWALISEALLHDEPHDHTLSDQREALSQGQNPLPIYCALNTKEKNLTTFEFAEWCEFSPYEVGFPKYGAFIPSELFGSEFFMGRLTKRLPESRICFLKGIWSNLYAASLQDSLYWASEPSQFWDRWAQDQTNLDKEQVPLLKIEEPPTGTGKIVEFFTDLLTRRPLAQATHNFLRGLQFHKDYFQQPYFSTWKATKLDGHPNQLTPAEPHLCLLDVGYLINTSFPPLLRPTRDVDLILSLDYNLQGAFQQLQLLGRLCQEQGIPFPPISPSPEEQHQPPECCLFSDPDRPDAPAVLHFPLVDASFREYSAPGIQRTPEEKGAGEVNLSSSNSPYHYSKLTYSPEDMDKLLHLTHYNICNNQEQLLEALRGAVQRKRRQHRP; encoded by the exons TTGCTGTGCCTTACCTGGATGAGCCCCCCACTCCACTCCACTTCTATCGGGACTGGGTCTGCCCCAATAGGCCTTGCATCATCCGCAACGCCCTGCAGCACTGGCCAGCTTTGCAGAAGTGGTCCTTCCCATATCTCAG AGCCACAGTGGGCTCCATAGAGGTGAGTGTGGCTGTGACCCCTGATGGTTATGCGGATGCTGTACGAGGGGATCGCTTTATGATGCCTGCTGAGCGTCGCCTGCCCCTGAGCTACGTGCTGGATGTGCTAGAGGGCCAGACCCAGCACCCAGGAGTCCTCTACGTGCAGAAGCAGTGCTCCAACCTGCTCACCGAGCTGCCCCAGCTACTGCCTGATCTAGAGTCCCACGTGCCCTGGGCCTCTGAGGCACTGG GAAAGATGCCTGATGCTGTAAACTTCTGGCTGGGGGATGTGGCTGCAGTGACATCCT TACATAAGGACCACTATGAGAACCTCTACTGCGTGGTCTCTGGAGAGAAACACTTCCTGCTACATCCACCCAGTGACCGGCCCTTCATCCCCTATG AGCTATACACACCAGCAACCTACCACCTCACTGAAGAGGGCTCCTTTAACGTGGTGGATGAAGAGGCCATGGAGAAG GCAAAGGTGCCTGGGACCTGCCTGCTCACCATTCGTGTCCTGCAGGCCTGTGGCCTGCCCTCGAAGGACCTAG TAACCCCCTCTGACTGCTATGTGAGTCTGTGGCTGCCCACGGCCTCTAGCCATAGGCTGCAGACACGCACGGTCAAGAACAGCAGAAACCCCATCTGGAATCAGAGCTTTCGCTTTCGAATCCACAGCCAGCTCAAG AATGTGGTGCAGCTGCAAGTCTTTGACCAGGACCTTCTGACCAATGATGACCCCGTGTTGTCGGTGCTATTTGACGTGGGGACTTTGCGGGCTGGGGAGTTCCGCAGAGAGAGCTTCTCACTGAGCGCTCAG ggTGAGGAGCGGCTAGAAGTTGAATTTCGGCTACAGAGACT GACAGACTGTGCTGAGCAGCTTGTCACCAATGGCATTCTGGTG GCCCGGGAGCTCTCTTGCTTGCATGTTCGACTGGAAGAGGCAGGGGACCGGAAGG AGTCTGGGGGAAGAGTTCagctcatggttcctgggtcCTGTGAGGGTCCGCAGGAGGCCGCTGTGGGTGCTGGCTCCTTCTGCTTCCATTGCCCGGCCTGCTGGGAGCAGGAGCTGGATATTCATCTGCAG GATACCCCCCAAGAGCACCTGAAGGTGCCCCTGAGGGCCTTGCCCTCTGGGCAGGTGGTGAGGCTTGTCTTCCCTACGTCCCAG GAACCCCTGATGAGGGTGGAGCTGAGAAAAGAAGACGG aCCCAGGGAGCTGGCTGTGCGGCTAGGCTGTGGGCCCTGTGCCGAGGAGCAGGCCTTTCTGAGCAAGAGGAAGCAGGTGGTGGCCAAGGCCCTGAAGCAGGTCCTGCAACTGGATGAAGACTTACAGGAAGATGAG ATCCCCGTGGTAGCTGTTATGGCCACTGGTGGTGGGATCCGGGCGATGGTTTCCCTGTATGGGCATCTGGCTGGCCTGAAGGAGCTGGGTCTCTTGGATTGCATCTCCTACATCACAGGGGCCTCTGGCTCTACCTG GGCTTTGGCCAACCTCTACGAGGACCCAGAATGGTCTCAGAAGGACCTGGCAGGGCCCACCGAGTCACTGAAAACACAGGTGACCAAGAGCAAGTTGGGCGTGCTTGCTCCCAGCCAGCTGCAGCAGTACCGGCAGGAGCTGGCCGAGCGTGCCCGCCTGGGCCACCCGCCCTGCTTCACCAACCTGTGGGCCCTCATTAGTGAGGCCCTGCTGCACGATGAG CCCCATGACCATACTCTCTCAGACCAGAGAGAGGCCCTGAGTCAAGGCCAGAACCCTCTGCCCATTTACTGTGCCCTTAACACCAAGGAGAAGAACCTGACCACCTTTGAATTTGCTG AGTGGTGTGAGTTCTCCCCCTATGAGGTTGGCTTTCCCAAGTACGGTGCCTTCATCCCCTCCGAGCTCTTTGGCTCTGAGttcttcatggggcgcctgacCAAGCGGCTTCCTGAGTCCCGAATCTGCTTCCTGAAAG GTATCTGGAGCAATCTGTATGCAGCCAGCCTCCAGGACAGCTTATACTGGGCCTCAGAGCCCAGCCAGTTCTGGGACCGCTGGGCACAGGATCAGACCAATTTGG ACAAGGAGCAGGTTCCTCTTCTGAAGATAGAAGAGCCTCCCACGGGGACCGGCAAGATTGTTGAGTTTTTTACTGACCTTCTGACACGGCGCCCACTGGCCCAGGCCACACATAATTTCCTGCGTGGTCTTCAGTTCCACAAAGACTATTTCCAACAGCCTTACTTCTCCACCTGGAAAg CCACCAAACTGGATGGGCACCCCAACCAGCTGACACCTGCAGAGCCCCATCTTTGCCTGCTGGATGTTGGCTACCTTATCAACACCAGTTTCCCACCCCTTCTGCGGCCCACACGGGATGTGGACCTCATCCTGTCACTGGATTACAACCTCCAAGGAGCCTTTCAG CAACTGCAGCTCCTGGGCCGGCTCTGCCAGGAGCAGGGCATCCCTTTCCCGCCCATCTCCCCCAGCCCAGAGGAGCAGCACCAGCCTCCGGAGTGCTGCTTGTTTTCTGATCCAGACCGCCCTGATGCCCCAGCGGTGCTGCACTTCCCTCTGGTGGATGCCTCCTTCCGGGAGTACTCGGCCCCTG GCATCCAACGGACACCTGAGGAGAAGGGGGCCGGAGAGGTGAACCTGTCTTCATCCAACTCTCCCTACCACTACTCGAAATTGACCTACAGCCCAGAGGACATGGACAAGCTGCTCCACCTGACACATTACAACATCTGCAACAACCAGGAGCAGCTGCTGGAGGCCCTGCGTGGAGCTGTGCAACGGAAGCGCCGGCAGCACCGGCCGTAG
- the LOC115516057 gene encoding bifunctional peptidase and (3S)-lysyl hydroxylase JMJD7 isoform X1, translated as MAEAALDAVRRELREFPAAARELSVPLAVPYLDEPPTPLHFYRDWVCPNRPCIIRNALQHWPALQKWSFPYLRATVGSIEVSVAVTPDGYADAVRGDRFMMPAERRLPLSYVLDVLEGQTQHPGVLYVQKQCSNLLTELPQLLPDLESHVPWASEALGKMPDAVNFWLGDVAAVTSLHKDHYENLYCVVSGEKHFLLHPPSDRPFIPYELYTPATYHLTEEGSFNVVDEEAMEKVPWIPLDPLAPDLARYPSYGQARALCCTVQAGEMLYLPALWFHHVQQSHGCIAVNYWYDMEYDLKYSYFQLLDSLTKASGLD; from the exons TTGCTGTGCCTTACCTGGATGAGCCCCCCACTCCACTCCACTTCTATCGGGACTGGGTCTGCCCCAATAGGCCTTGCATCATCCGCAACGCCCTGCAGCACTGGCCAGCTTTGCAGAAGTGGTCCTTCCCATATCTCAG AGCCACAGTGGGCTCCATAGAGGTGAGTGTGGCTGTGACCCCTGATGGTTATGCGGATGCTGTACGAGGGGATCGCTTTATGATGCCTGCTGAGCGTCGCCTGCCCCTGAGCTACGTGCTGGATGTGCTAGAGGGCCAGACCCAGCACCCAGGAGTCCTCTACGTGCAGAAGCAGTGCTCCAACCTGCTCACCGAGCTGCCCCAGCTACTGCCTGATCTAGAGTCCCACGTGCCCTGGGCCTCTGAGGCACTGG GAAAGATGCCTGATGCTGTAAACTTCTGGCTGGGGGATGTGGCTGCAGTGACATCCT TACATAAGGACCACTATGAGAACCTCTACTGCGTGGTCTCTGGAGAGAAACACTTCCTGCTACATCCACCCAGTGACCGGCCCTTCATCCCCTATG AGCTATACACACCAGCAACCTACCACCTCACTGAAGAGGGCTCCTTTAACGTGGTGGATGAAGAGGCCATGGAGAAG GTACCCTGGATCCCACTGGACCCATTGGCTCCAGATCTGGCCCGGTACCCCAGTTACGGTCAGGCCCGGGCCCTTTGCTGCACCGTACAGGCCGGTGAGATGCTCTATCTGCCGGCCCTGTGGTTCCACCACGTCCAGCAGTCCCATGGCTGCATTGCTG TGAACTACTGGTATGACATGGAGTATGACCTTAAGTACAGTTACTTCCAGCTGCTTGACTCCCTCACTAAGGCCTCAGGCCTCGACTGA